In Desulfonatronospira thiodismutans ASO3-1, the sequence GATATAGCGTAGCAGCTGCAAAGGCAAGTCAGGATCAGAAAAACTCTTATGTTCGAAAAGGAAATACACCTTCACTGACTCGTCTGAATCCACCAAGGGGATGGTGACCAGGAGGTCTGAGTAGTAGCCTTTCAGGTGTTTTTGAACAAAGGTGTCCTTTTCATAGACCATCTGCTTAAGGTCCAGGCGGTTCAGAATATTTGCAGGCAGAAAGTTTCCCAGAAGATTCAGGGCGTTTTTTCTGTCTGAAAAAACATTCTTGAATATCTTGTCGTGAGCTTGCTTAATTTTAGACATGTTTTGATAATACAGCTCAAGGTGCTTGGCAAGGACAATCTGGAAATGCCAACTTTACAAAAAGTTGAGCTCAAGATTCACCAAGCCGCTTCATAGAATACAAACCCTCCACACCACCAACGGGAGTAAATTTGCGTTCATCCTTGGAACCCAGCAAGTGCTTGACCTGGTCGAATACCTCCTGCACAAAATCCTTCCCGCCGATAACACCGGAATCGGTAAAATACCGGCATCTGTATCTGAAACGCTCTACTCGGGATATCTTGTAGCCTTTTTTCCTGGCTTTTTCCACAACCTTTTGATCAATGGTTTTGCCTTTTCCGGCATCCACAGCGCCGGTTTCATACACAAACTGCCTGTATTTGCGGACAATCTCTTTGGGGTCCTGCTCGTTCCACTCCTTGAGCCCGAAATCTATGGATAAGAAACCATCTTTATTGCCGGTCTGGGTATGGTAACCAAGTGAACTCCAGCGGTAGTCTTCCGGCTTTTTGACTATTCCGGCCCGTATAGGATTCAAGTCTATGTAGGCCAGCATGTTCACCAGGGTGCTGCCTTCCTGTACGATCATGCTTTTAAATCGCTCACCCCAGAAGAAGCCCCGTCTGTTATGCCTCTTGTTGTAATACCTGGAAAAGGTCTGCTTGATCTCTCGGACGAACTCGGAAAGATCTGTCCATTTCTTGCTGAACTTTTCCATCTCCTGGTCACCAAAATGAACATCCTCTCCATAGCGCTTGACAAATCTTTCCTGGACCTCCTGCCTGGTAGCGTAGTCCCTGGGATAAATCT encodes:
- a CDS encoding Rpn family recombination-promoting nuclease/putative transposase; the protein is MSKIKQAHDKIFKNVFSDRKNALNLLGNFLPANILNRLDLKQMVYEKDTFVQKHLKGYYSDLLVTIPLVDSDESVKVYFLFEHKSFSDPDLPLQLLRYI
- a CDS encoding transposase gives rise to the protein MPRNARFTLPHRPTVYHVISRTALPGLPLGDIEKNRLLEIIKYFSSIYFVEVLGFCIMGNHWHLAVKIYPRDYATRQEVQERFVKRYGEDVHFGDQEMEKFSKKWTDLSEFVREIKQTFSRYYNKRHNRRGFFWGERFKSMIVQEGSTLVNMLAYIDLNPIRAGIVKKPEDYRWSSLGYHTQTGNKDGFLSIDFGLKEWNEQDPKEIVRKYRQFVYETGAVDAGKGKTIDQKVVEKARKKGYKISRVERFRYRCRYFTDSGVIGGKDFVQEVFDQVKHLLGSKDERKFTPVGGVEGLYSMKRLGES